Proteins encoded in a region of the Micropterus dolomieu isolate WLL.071019.BEF.003 ecotype Adirondacks linkage group LG09, ASM2129224v1, whole genome shotgun sequence genome:
- the ppp1r18 gene encoding uncharacterized protein ppp1r18 isoform X1 → MQRSSEPEISILNRGEVKKVEAVDTRAAEKAADAHGDEGFTVASVKNTEGISFARRVPIRQDGKARAEREVKPLAGEKGSEREQRVEKDSEAGGRTEAQVCDKKVSEFRRDEGFESTIPPEVTTAELASPCQAAESQYRHESAFTECSNLLCAVTDRASDPHRGSEWSDTGPQGLYLPPNVLSQQTEDLISKIEKIGDTTVYSNEKGGRAYKAAYEVNKESKQEAQTYSDVGSENLIHDVTPRSPKRIAPMGINPGPLEIQIPRTVFYVAEEMVESKKAIGQNNEGQDWEAGKGVERRDSWRIGKPLSRIESLREKIRQRELERQRQREAQDGGGSEGSETSDIQIAEERRDERGTEIDKEGEAAADMRKRLVNAERAQEDAAAQTSVTAFDVTQEVSVLKSCPQLPVSVQHSQAVRVEEASSEFYTAATEVISDSFQISEDEDDLLKHVEEQLRRHRSLHENRGEEREAEEKELSEEEVEEYTSPLDPEQSLSPLPAHPNSLTAMSRIYNLGTVGSRSGLCLRERTVDSPSVHLVKVKPLMSNAQQRDNTAFSGDDISGVQTIQQQIEQFQLKEQESLTSCTSPNTPLKDRETKGQQSPRGVLKQQVKDDAKTQEKDQETSESNPTVSPQHTCSPTSVLKQTNQTITITPSLLRSQSPENTLKPSDCAPTPASSPCSPSPAHSPSVSPSPTPSPVRFLIKSASGGQVKRGATITISPKKPHGEGGGVTGSTTKPKVAGVTATKASSQQAQTVSAVAEPVKKKYPTVEEIEVIGGYQNLEKSCLVKNRGTLKRGKVCFDEDQLEQVCEYPSETSMLAYTPYPHDPWRLQGEDVQEDEDEVEGGSVISKSIKNVGITTGRGLRVGQCHPLLKKHSV, encoded by the exons ATGCAGAGGAGCAGTGAGCCAGAAATCTCCATCCTAAACAGAGGCGAAGTAAAGAAAGTTGAGGCTGTTGACACCAGGGCTGCAGAAAAGGCAGCTGATGCACATGGAGACGAGGGGTTCACAGTGGCGTCTGTCAAAAACACAGAGGGAATCTCATTTGCCAGAAGAGTACCGATCAGGCAGGATGGGAAAgcgagagcagagagagaggtgaagcCACTGGCAGGTGAGAAAGGTTCAGAAAGGGAGCAGAGAGTAGAAAAAGATTCAGAGGCGGGGGGACGGACTGAGGCGCAAGTTTGTGACAAAAAGGTGTCTGAGTTTCGGAGAGACGAGGGATTCGAAAGCACAATCCCACCTGAAGTTACAACAGCAGAGCTGGCCAGTCCATGTCAGGCTGCTGAGAGTCAGTACAGACATGAATCAGCTTTCACAGAGTGCTCCAATCTACTCTGTGCTGTCACAGATAGGGCCAGTGACCCCCATAGAGGGTCCGAGTGGAGTGATACAGGGCCACAAGGACTTTACCTACCACCCAATGTTTTGTCCCAACAGACAGAGGATCttataagtaaaatagaaaaaataggAGACACAACTGTTTATAGCAATGAGAAAGGAGGAAGGGCTTACAAAGCTGCTTATGAAGTGAACAAAGAGAGCAAGCAGGAGGCGCAAACATACAGTGATGTTGGGTCAGAGAACCTCATTCATGATGTAACCCCCAGATCTCCGAAAAGGATTGCACCAATGGGGATCAATCCAGGTCCCCTCGAGATTCAAATCCCCAGAACTGTCTTTTACGTTGCGGAAGAAATGGTGGAGAGTAAAAAGGCCATAGGTCAAAACAACGAGGGGCAAGACTGGGAAGCAGGTAAAGGTGTTGAGAGGAGGGACAGCTGGAGGATCGGAAAACCCTTGAGCCGCATCGAGTCCCTGCGAGAGAAAATCAGACAAAGAGAGCTGGAGaggcagagacaaagagaggcaCAAGATGGAGGTGGAAGTGAAGGTTCAGAGACAAGTGATATTCAGATAGCTGAGGAGAGGCGTGATGAGAGGGGAACTGAAATAGACAAAGAGGGAGAAGCTGCAGCTGACATGCGGAAGAGGCTGGTCAACGCAGAGAGGGCACAGGAAGACGCAGCAGCGCAGACATCCGTGACTGCATTTGACGTCACACAGGAAGTCAGCGTGCTAAAAAGCTGCcctcaacttcctgtttctgtccAACATTCACAAGCCGTCAGAGTAGAGGAAGCATCAAGCGAGTTTTACACTGCTGCCACCGAAGTTATCTCTGACAGCTTCCAGATATCTGAGGATGAAGACGACCTCCTGAAACATGTGGAAGAACAGCTGAGGCGCCACAGGAGCCTACACGAGAACAGAGGTGAAGAAAGGGAGGCGGAGGAGAAGGAGCTCTCagaggaggaggtagaggaaTACACATCGCCTCTTGATCCTGAACAATCTCTCTCCCCTTTGCCAGCTCACCCCAACTCCCTCACAGCCATGAGTCGGATCTACAACTTGGGAACTGTTGGCTCGAGGTCGGGCTTGTGTCTGAGGGAGAGGACGGTAGACAGCCCATCAGTGCACCTTGTTAAAGTGAAGCCCCTCATGTCAAACGCACAGCAGAGGGACAACACAGCATTCTCAGGTGATGACATTTCTGGGGTTCAGACAATACAGCAACAGATAGAGCAGTTTCAGCTGAAAGAGCAGGAATCGCTGACATCTTGTACATCGCCAAACACTCCTctcaaagacagagagacaaaggggCAGCAAAGCCCCAGAGGAGTGTTAAAGCAGCAGGTAAAGGACGATGCCAAGACCCAGGAGAAAGATCAAGAAACGTCAGAATCAAACCCCACAGTGTCTCCTCAGCATACTTGTTCTCCAACATCTGTGCTCAAACAAACCAACCAAACTATCACCATTACCCCCTCACTTCTCAGGAGCCAATCCCCGGAAAATACTCTGAAACCCTCAGATTGCGCCCCGACCCCAGCCTCCTCCCCATGCTCTCCATCTCCTGCCCATTCTCCTAGTGTTTCGCCATCTCCCACCCCATCACCCGTGCGCTTCTTAATCAAGAGTGCCTCTGGAGGCCAGGTGAAGAGAGGTGCCACCATCACAATCTCTCCAAAAAAACCTCatggggaaggaggaggagtgacGGGGTCCACAACGAAGCCCAAGGTAGCAGGGGTGACAGCCACAAAGGCCTCATCGCAGCAGGCCCAGACTGTCTCAGCTGTCGCCGAGCCAGTGAAGAAGAAGTACCCCACAGTGGAGGAGATTGAGGTGATTGGCGGGTATCAGAATCTGGAGAAGTCCTGTCTGGTCAAGAACAGAGGGACCCTGAAAAGG GGAAAGGTGTGTTTCGACGAGGACCAGCTGGAGCAGGTCTGTGAGTACCCATCAGAAACCTCCATGCTGGCTTATACCCCTTACCCTCATGATCCGTGGAGACTGCAGGGAGAGGACGTgcaggaggatgaggatgaagTAGAGGGAGGATCGGTCATATCCAAAAGCATAAAGAACGTGGGGATTACAACGGGTCGGGGTCTAAGAGTGGGTCAGTGTCACCCCCTTCTCAAGAAACATAGTGTGTAA
- the nrm gene encoding nurim encodes MASVTVRGWVLCTVSLLNSVFVFISGADFIRFISFRAIYYNITGETTLCQDFIPWSVALQDSFVLNSLAVDLGLLALFITQHSLLAWSPVKQALQSVLGPLNRTAYCFTTALALQILMHYWQPVTGAPCLWSVRHAPWSIWFPLLCFSLHFLCWAIICSILVIFDYPELLGIKQVYYKCFGLGDPLSHKSPLAQRLLSHLRHPVCLELAVVLWLLPALSLDRLLLAGTLSTYLALAHSLDKQDLAYLCVQLKSKMQLFAEPRRGSADTSDLDDSNHKEK; translated from the exons ATGGCGTCAGTCACGGTACGTGGCTGGGTTCTCTGCACCGTGTCTCTTCTaaactctgtgtttgttttcatatcCGGTGCAGATTTCATTCGGTTTATATCATTTCGGGCCATTTACTATAACATCACCGGAGAGACGACCCTCTGTCAAG ACTTCATACCATGGTCAGTGGCTCTGCAGGACAGCTTTGTCCTCAACTCTCTGGCTGTGGATCTAGGGCTGCTGGCTCTCTTCATCACGCAGCACAGTCTGCTCGCCTGGTCACCTGTCAAACAGGCCCTCCAGTCAGTGCTGGGGCCCTTGAACAGGACAGCATACTGCTTCACCACTGCACTGGCACTCCAG ATCTTGATGCACTACTGGCAGCCTGTGACCGGCGCCCCCTGTCTGTGGTCAGTTCGTCATGCACCCTGGAGTATCTGGTTCCCTCtgctctgcttctctctgcacTTCCTTTGCTGGGCAATCATCTGCAGCATCCTCGTGATCTTTGATTACCCAGAACTACTGGGCATCAAGCAG GTGTATTACAAGTGTTTTGGTTTAGGGGACCCCCTGTCTCACAAGTCACCGCTTGCCCAGCGCCTCCTGTCTCACCTCCGCCACCCGGTGTGCCTGGAGCTGGCCGTCGTGCTGTGGCTCCTGCCGGCCTTGTCCCTGGATAGGCTCCTGCTGGCGGGGACTCTGTCGACTTACCTGGCCCTGGCACACTCTCtggacaaacaggatttagCCTACCTCTGTGTCCAGCTGAAAAGCAAAATGCAGCTCTTCGCCGAGCCACGCCGGGGCAGCGCCGACACCAGCGACCTGGACGATAGCAATCACAAGGAGAAGTGA
- the ppp1r18 gene encoding uncharacterized protein ppp1r18 isoform X3, whose product MQRSSEPEISILNRGEVKKVEAVDTRAAEKAADAHGDEGFTVASVKNTEGISFARRVPIRQDGKARAEREVKPLAGEKGSEREQRVEKDSEAGGRTEAQVCDKKVSEFRRDEGFESTIPPEVTTAELASPCQAAESQYRHESAFTECSNLLCAVTDRASDPHRGSEWSDTGPQGLYLPPNVLSQQTEDLISKIEKIGDTTVYSNEKGGRAYKAAYEVNKESKQEAQTYSDVGSENLIHDVTPRSPKRIAPMGINPGPLEIQIPRTVFYVAEEMVESKKAIGQNNEGQDWEAGKGVERRDSWRIGKPLSRIESLREKIRQRELERQRQREAQDGGGSEGSETSDIQIAEERRDERGTEIDKEGEAAADMRKRLVNAERAQEDAAAQTSVTAFDVTQEVSVLKSCPQLPVSVQHSQAVRVEEASSEFYTAATEVISDSFQISEDEDDLLKHVEEQLRRHRSLHENRAHPNSLTAMSRIYNLGTVGSRSGLCLRERTVDSPSVHLVKVKPLMSNAQQRDNTAFSGDDISGVQTIQQQIEQFQLKEQESLTSCTSPNTPLKDRETKGQQSPRGVLKQQVKDDAKTQEKDQETSESNPTVSPQHTCSPTSVLKQTNQTITITPSLLRSQSPENTLKPSDCAPTPASSPCSPSPAHSPSVSPSPTPSPVRFLIKSASGGQVKRGATITISPKKPHGEGGGVTGSTTKPKVAGVTATKASSQQAQTVSAVAEPVKKKYPTVEEIEVIGGYQNLEKSCLVKNRGTLKRGKVCFDEDQLEQVCEYPSETSMLAYTPYPHDPWRLQGEDVQEDEDEVEGGSVISKSIKNVGITTGRGLRVGQCHPLLKKHSV is encoded by the exons ATGCAGAGGAGCAGTGAGCCAGAAATCTCCATCCTAAACAGAGGCGAAGTAAAGAAAGTTGAGGCTGTTGACACCAGGGCTGCAGAAAAGGCAGCTGATGCACATGGAGACGAGGGGTTCACAGTGGCGTCTGTCAAAAACACAGAGGGAATCTCATTTGCCAGAAGAGTACCGATCAGGCAGGATGGGAAAgcgagagcagagagagaggtgaagcCACTGGCAGGTGAGAAAGGTTCAGAAAGGGAGCAGAGAGTAGAAAAAGATTCAGAGGCGGGGGGACGGACTGAGGCGCAAGTTTGTGACAAAAAGGTGTCTGAGTTTCGGAGAGACGAGGGATTCGAAAGCACAATCCCACCTGAAGTTACAACAGCAGAGCTGGCCAGTCCATGTCAGGCTGCTGAGAGTCAGTACAGACATGAATCAGCTTTCACAGAGTGCTCCAATCTACTCTGTGCTGTCACAGATAGGGCCAGTGACCCCCATAGAGGGTCCGAGTGGAGTGATACAGGGCCACAAGGACTTTACCTACCACCCAATGTTTTGTCCCAACAGACAGAGGATCttataagtaaaatagaaaaaataggAGACACAACTGTTTATAGCAATGAGAAAGGAGGAAGGGCTTACAAAGCTGCTTATGAAGTGAACAAAGAGAGCAAGCAGGAGGCGCAAACATACAGTGATGTTGGGTCAGAGAACCTCATTCATGATGTAACCCCCAGATCTCCGAAAAGGATTGCACCAATGGGGATCAATCCAGGTCCCCTCGAGATTCAAATCCCCAGAACTGTCTTTTACGTTGCGGAAGAAATGGTGGAGAGTAAAAAGGCCATAGGTCAAAACAACGAGGGGCAAGACTGGGAAGCAGGTAAAGGTGTTGAGAGGAGGGACAGCTGGAGGATCGGAAAACCCTTGAGCCGCATCGAGTCCCTGCGAGAGAAAATCAGACAAAGAGAGCTGGAGaggcagagacaaagagaggcaCAAGATGGAGGTGGAAGTGAAGGTTCAGAGACAAGTGATATTCAGATAGCTGAGGAGAGGCGTGATGAGAGGGGAACTGAAATAGACAAAGAGGGAGAAGCTGCAGCTGACATGCGGAAGAGGCTGGTCAACGCAGAGAGGGCACAGGAAGACGCAGCAGCGCAGACATCCGTGACTGCATTTGACGTCACACAGGAAGTCAGCGTGCTAAAAAGCTGCcctcaacttcctgtttctgtccAACATTCACAAGCCGTCAGAGTAGAGGAAGCATCAAGCGAGTTTTACACTGCTGCCACCGAAGTTATCTCTGACAGCTTCCAGATATCTGAGGATGAAGACGACCTCCTGAAACATGTGGAAGAACAGCTGAGGCGCCACAGGAGCCTACACGAGAACAGAG CTCACCCCAACTCCCTCACAGCCATGAGTCGGATCTACAACTTGGGAACTGTTGGCTCGAGGTCGGGCTTGTGTCTGAGGGAGAGGACGGTAGACAGCCCATCAGTGCACCTTGTTAAAGTGAAGCCCCTCATGTCAAACGCACAGCAGAGGGACAACACAGCATTCTCAGGTGATGACATTTCTGGGGTTCAGACAATACAGCAACAGATAGAGCAGTTTCAGCTGAAAGAGCAGGAATCGCTGACATCTTGTACATCGCCAAACACTCCTctcaaagacagagagacaaaggggCAGCAAAGCCCCAGAGGAGTGTTAAAGCAGCAGGTAAAGGACGATGCCAAGACCCAGGAGAAAGATCAAGAAACGTCAGAATCAAACCCCACAGTGTCTCCTCAGCATACTTGTTCTCCAACATCTGTGCTCAAACAAACCAACCAAACTATCACCATTACCCCCTCACTTCTCAGGAGCCAATCCCCGGAAAATACTCTGAAACCCTCAGATTGCGCCCCGACCCCAGCCTCCTCCCCATGCTCTCCATCTCCTGCCCATTCTCCTAGTGTTTCGCCATCTCCCACCCCATCACCCGTGCGCTTCTTAATCAAGAGTGCCTCTGGAGGCCAGGTGAAGAGAGGTGCCACCATCACAATCTCTCCAAAAAAACCTCatggggaaggaggaggagtgacGGGGTCCACAACGAAGCCCAAGGTAGCAGGGGTGACAGCCACAAAGGCCTCATCGCAGCAGGCCCAGACTGTCTCAGCTGTCGCCGAGCCAGTGAAGAAGAAGTACCCCACAGTGGAGGAGATTGAGGTGATTGGCGGGTATCAGAATCTGGAGAAGTCCTGTCTGGTCAAGAACAGAGGGACCCTGAAAAGG GGAAAGGTGTGTTTCGACGAGGACCAGCTGGAGCAGGTCTGTGAGTACCCATCAGAAACCTCCATGCTGGCTTATACCCCTTACCCTCATGATCCGTGGAGACTGCAGGGAGAGGACGTgcaggaggatgaggatgaagTAGAGGGAGGATCGGTCATATCCAAAAGCATAAAGAACGTGGGGATTACAACGGGTCGGGGTCTAAGAGTGGGTCAGTGTCACCCCCTTCTCAAGAAACATAGTGTGTAA
- the ppp1r18 gene encoding uncharacterized protein ppp1r18 isoform X2, with protein MQRSSEPEISILNRGEVKKVEAVDTRAAEKAADAHGDEGFTVASVKNTEGISFARRVPIRQDGKARAEREVKPLAGEKGSEREQRVEKDSEAGGRTEAQVCDKKVSEFRRDEGFESTIPPEVTTAELASPCQAAESQYRHESAFTECSNLLCAVTDRASDPHRGSEWSDTGPQGLYLPPNVLSQQTEDLISKIEKIGDTTVYSNEKGGRAYKAAYEVNKESKQEAQTYSDVGSENLIHDVTPRSPKRIAPMGINPGPLEIQIPRTVFYVAEEMVESKKAIGQNNEGQDWEAGKGVERRDSWRIGKPLSRIESLREKIRQRELERQRQREAQDGGGSEGSETSDIQIAEERRDERGTEIDKEGEAAADMRKRLVNAERAQEDAAAQTSVTAFDVTQEVSVLKSCPQLPVSVQHSQAVRVEEASSEFYTAATEVISDSFQISEDEDDLLKHVEEQLRRHRSLHENRGEEREAEEKELSEEEVEEYTSPLDPEQSLSPLPAHPNSLTAMSRIYNLGTVGSRSGLCLRERTVDSPSVHLVKVKPLMSNAQQRDNTAFSGDDISGVQTIQQQIEQFQLKEQESLTSCTSPNTPLKDRETKGQQSPRGVLKQQVKDDAKTQEKDQETSESNPTVSPQHTCSPTSVLKQTNQTITITPSLLRSQSPENTLKPSDCAPTPASSPCSPSPAHSPSVSPSPTPSPVRFLIKSASGGQVKRGATITISPKKPHGEGGGVTGSTTKPKVAGVTATKASSQQAQTVSAVAEPVKKKYPTVEEIEVIGGYQNLEKSCLVKNRGTLKRGKVCFDEDQLEQVCEYPSETSMLAYTPYPHDPWRLQGEDVQEDEDEVEGGSVISKSIKNVGITTGRGLRVDESCPR; from the exons ATGCAGAGGAGCAGTGAGCCAGAAATCTCCATCCTAAACAGAGGCGAAGTAAAGAAAGTTGAGGCTGTTGACACCAGGGCTGCAGAAAAGGCAGCTGATGCACATGGAGACGAGGGGTTCACAGTGGCGTCTGTCAAAAACACAGAGGGAATCTCATTTGCCAGAAGAGTACCGATCAGGCAGGATGGGAAAgcgagagcagagagagaggtgaagcCACTGGCAGGTGAGAAAGGTTCAGAAAGGGAGCAGAGAGTAGAAAAAGATTCAGAGGCGGGGGGACGGACTGAGGCGCAAGTTTGTGACAAAAAGGTGTCTGAGTTTCGGAGAGACGAGGGATTCGAAAGCACAATCCCACCTGAAGTTACAACAGCAGAGCTGGCCAGTCCATGTCAGGCTGCTGAGAGTCAGTACAGACATGAATCAGCTTTCACAGAGTGCTCCAATCTACTCTGTGCTGTCACAGATAGGGCCAGTGACCCCCATAGAGGGTCCGAGTGGAGTGATACAGGGCCACAAGGACTTTACCTACCACCCAATGTTTTGTCCCAACAGACAGAGGATCttataagtaaaatagaaaaaataggAGACACAACTGTTTATAGCAATGAGAAAGGAGGAAGGGCTTACAAAGCTGCTTATGAAGTGAACAAAGAGAGCAAGCAGGAGGCGCAAACATACAGTGATGTTGGGTCAGAGAACCTCATTCATGATGTAACCCCCAGATCTCCGAAAAGGATTGCACCAATGGGGATCAATCCAGGTCCCCTCGAGATTCAAATCCCCAGAACTGTCTTTTACGTTGCGGAAGAAATGGTGGAGAGTAAAAAGGCCATAGGTCAAAACAACGAGGGGCAAGACTGGGAAGCAGGTAAAGGTGTTGAGAGGAGGGACAGCTGGAGGATCGGAAAACCCTTGAGCCGCATCGAGTCCCTGCGAGAGAAAATCAGACAAAGAGAGCTGGAGaggcagagacaaagagaggcaCAAGATGGAGGTGGAAGTGAAGGTTCAGAGACAAGTGATATTCAGATAGCTGAGGAGAGGCGTGATGAGAGGGGAACTGAAATAGACAAAGAGGGAGAAGCTGCAGCTGACATGCGGAAGAGGCTGGTCAACGCAGAGAGGGCACAGGAAGACGCAGCAGCGCAGACATCCGTGACTGCATTTGACGTCACACAGGAAGTCAGCGTGCTAAAAAGCTGCcctcaacttcctgtttctgtccAACATTCACAAGCCGTCAGAGTAGAGGAAGCATCAAGCGAGTTTTACACTGCTGCCACCGAAGTTATCTCTGACAGCTTCCAGATATCTGAGGATGAAGACGACCTCCTGAAACATGTGGAAGAACAGCTGAGGCGCCACAGGAGCCTACACGAGAACAGAGGTGAAGAAAGGGAGGCGGAGGAGAAGGAGCTCTCagaggaggaggtagaggaaTACACATCGCCTCTTGATCCTGAACAATCTCTCTCCCCTTTGCCAGCTCACCCCAACTCCCTCACAGCCATGAGTCGGATCTACAACTTGGGAACTGTTGGCTCGAGGTCGGGCTTGTGTCTGAGGGAGAGGACGGTAGACAGCCCATCAGTGCACCTTGTTAAAGTGAAGCCCCTCATGTCAAACGCACAGCAGAGGGACAACACAGCATTCTCAGGTGATGACATTTCTGGGGTTCAGACAATACAGCAACAGATAGAGCAGTTTCAGCTGAAAGAGCAGGAATCGCTGACATCTTGTACATCGCCAAACACTCCTctcaaagacagagagacaaaggggCAGCAAAGCCCCAGAGGAGTGTTAAAGCAGCAGGTAAAGGACGATGCCAAGACCCAGGAGAAAGATCAAGAAACGTCAGAATCAAACCCCACAGTGTCTCCTCAGCATACTTGTTCTCCAACATCTGTGCTCAAACAAACCAACCAAACTATCACCATTACCCCCTCACTTCTCAGGAGCCAATCCCCGGAAAATACTCTGAAACCCTCAGATTGCGCCCCGACCCCAGCCTCCTCCCCATGCTCTCCATCTCCTGCCCATTCTCCTAGTGTTTCGCCATCTCCCACCCCATCACCCGTGCGCTTCTTAATCAAGAGTGCCTCTGGAGGCCAGGTGAAGAGAGGTGCCACCATCACAATCTCTCCAAAAAAACCTCatggggaaggaggaggagtgacGGGGTCCACAACGAAGCCCAAGGTAGCAGGGGTGACAGCCACAAAGGCCTCATCGCAGCAGGCCCAGACTGTCTCAGCTGTCGCCGAGCCAGTGAAGAAGAAGTACCCCACAGTGGAGGAGATTGAGGTGATTGGCGGGTATCAGAATCTGGAGAAGTCCTGTCTGGTCAAGAACAGAGGGACCCTGAAAAGG GGAAAGGTGTGTTTCGACGAGGACCAGCTGGAGCAGGTCTGTGAGTACCCATCAGAAACCTCCATGCTGGCTTATACCCCTTACCCTCATGATCCGTGGAGACTGCAGGGAGAGGACGTgcaggaggatgaggatgaagTAGAGGGAGGATCGGTCATATCCAAAAGCATAAAGAACGTGGGGATTACAACGGGTCGGGGTCTAAGAGTGG aTGAGTCTTGCCCTCGGTAG
- the LOC123977152 gene encoding LIM domain-containing protein 1-like, translating to MGHLFHDACFTCSVCSKKLSGKPFYTVSGKIYCEEDFLYSGVHPSSEVCNSCGHLIMDLVLQARGKSYHPSCFCCVVCRQSLEGQPFSVDTDNRVYCVRDYHKVQAPRCAACRVPILPTEGSTESIRVVSFNRNYHVECYSGEVNLI from the exons ATGGGACATTTATTTCACGACGCTTGTTTTACCTGCAGCGTTTGCA gtaAAAAGCTCAGCGGCAAGCCATTTTATACAGTGTCAGGAAAAATCTATTGTGAGGAAGATTTTTTG TACTCAGGAGTTCATCCATCTTCAGAAGTGTGCAACAGCTGCGGACATTTAATCATGGACTTG GTCTTGCAGGCTCGGGGGAAGTCCTACCACCCGTCCTGCTTTTGCTGTGTTGTCTGCAGACAGAGCCTGGAGGGTCAGCCCTTCTCTGTAGACACAGATAACAGGGTTTACTGTGTCAGAGACTACCACAA GGTCCAAGCGCCCCGCTGTGCTGCCTGCAGAGTGCCGATACTGCCAACTGAG GGGTCTACAGAGTCTATTCGAGTGGTATCATTTAACAGAAATTACCATGTAGAGTGCTATAGTGGTGAGGTGAACCTCATTTGA